The proteins below are encoded in one region of Meriones unguiculatus strain TT.TT164.6M chromosome 18, Bangor_MerUng_6.1, whole genome shotgun sequence:
- the Madd gene encoding MAP kinase-activating death domain protein isoform X14, with protein sequence MVQKKFCPRLLDYLVIVGARHPSSDSVAQTPELLRRYPLEDHPEFPLPPDVVFFCQPEGCLSVRQRRASLRDDTSFVFTLTDKDTGVTRYGICVNFYRSFQKRAPKEKAESGAAPRGKEGPHAPCASEELAPASSEGTSTLQPPGADSTPDVSQSPRGKRRAKAGSRSRNSTLTSLCVLSHHPFFSAFRECLYTLKRLVDCCSERLLGKKPGIPRGVQRDTMWRIFTGSLLVEEKSSALLHDLREIEAWIYRLLRSPVPVSGQKRVDIEVLPPELQPALTFALPDPSRFTLVDFPLHLPLELLGVDACLQVLTCILLEHKVVLQSRDYNALSMSVMAFVAMIYPLEYMFPVIPLLPTCMASAEQLLLAPTPYIIGVPASFFLYKLDFKMPDDVWLVDLDSNRVIAPTNAEVLPILPEPESIELKKHLKQALASMSLNTQPILNLEKFHEGQEIPLLLGRPSSDLQSTPSTEFNPLIYGNDVDSVDVATRVAMVRFFNSANVLQGFQMHTRTLRLFPRPVVAFQAGSFLASRPRQTPFAEKLARTQAVEYFGEWTLNPTNYAFQRIHNNMFDPALIGDKPKWYAHQLQPIRYRVYDGNSQLAEALSVPPEHDSESDPTDDSGSDSMEYDDSSSSYSSLGDFVSEMMKCDINGDTPNVDPLTHAALGDASEVEIDELQTQKEGEEPGPDSENSQENPPLRSSSSTTASSSPSTVIHGAHSEPAESTEMDDKAAPGSSKPLPPVPPSICRSTVDRRQTETGEGAQKLLRPNSLKLASDSDAESDSRASSPNSTVSNTSTEGFGGIMSFASSLYRNHSTSFSLSNLALPTKGAREKSTPFPSLKVFGLNTLMEIVTEAGPGSGEGNRRALVDQKSSVIKHSPTVKREPPSPQGRSSNSSENQQFLKEVVHSVLDGQGVGWLNMKKVRRLLESEQLRVFVLSKLNRAVQSEDDARQDVIQDVEISRKVYKGMLDLLKCTVLSLEQSYAHAGLGGMASIFALLEIAQTHYYSKEPDKRKRSPTENVNTPVGKDPGLAGRGDPKAMAQLRVPQLGPRAPSATGKGPKELDTRSLKEENFVASVELWNKHQEVKKQKALEKQRQEVIKPAFDLGETEEKRSQVSADSGVSLTSASQRTDPDSVISVSPAVMIRSSSQDSEVSTVVSNSSGETLGADSDLSSTAGDGPGGEGSAHLASSRATLSDSEIETNSATSTIFGKAHSLKPKEKLAGSPVRSSEDVSQRVYLYEGLLGRDKGSMWDQLEDAAMETFSISKERSTLWDQMQFWEDAFLDAVMLEREGMGMDQGPQEMIDRYLSLGEHDRKRLEDDEDRLLATLLHNLISYMLLMKVNKNDIRKKVRRLMGKSHIGLVYSQQINEVLDQLTNLNGRDLSIRSSGSRHMKKQTFVVHAGTDTNGDIFFMEVCDDCVVLRSNIGTVYERWWYEKLINMTYCPKTKVLCLWRRNGSETQLNKFYTKKCRELYYCVKDSMERAAARQQSIKPGPELGGEFPVQDMKTGEGGLLQVTLEGINLKFMHNQVFIELNHIKKCNTVRGVFVLEEFVPEIKEVVSHKYKTPMAHEICYSVLCLFSYVAAVRSSEEELRTPPRPVSS encoded by the exons ATGGTGCAAAAGAAGTTCTGCCCTCGGTTACTTGACTACCTAGTGATCGTAGGGGCGAG GCACCCGAGCAGCGACAGCGTGGCTCAGACTCCTGAGCTGCTGCGGCGGTACCCGCTGGAGGATCACCCCGAGTTCCCCCTGCCCCCGGATGTGGTGTTCTTCTGCCAGCCCGAGGGCTGCCTGAGTGTGCGGCAGCGGCGCGCCAGCCTGCGGGACGACACGTCCTTCGTCTTCACCCTGACCGACAAGGACACGGGAGTCACCCGCTACGGCATCTGCGTCAACTTCTACCGTTCCTTCCAGAAGCGAGCGCCAAAGGAAAAGGCGGAGAGCGGAGCGGCCCCCCGCGGGAAGGAAGGGCCCCATGCCCCCTGTGCCTCGGAAGAACTTGCCCCTGCGAGCTCCGAGGGCACCTCGACCTTGCAGCCTCCTGGTGCTGACTCCACCCCCGACGTGAGCCAGTCTCCTCGGGGCAAACGCCGGGCCAAAGCTGGCAGTCGCTCCCGCAACAGCACCCTGACGTCCCTGTGCGTGCTGAGCCACCACCCCTTCTTCTCTGCCTTCAGAGAGTGTCTGTACACTCTCAAACGTCTGGTAGACTGCTGCAGTGAACGGCTGCTGGGCAAGAAGCCGGGCATCCCTCGGGGGGTACAGAG GGACACCATGTGGCGAATCTTTACTGGATCGCTGCTAGTGGAGGAGAAGTCCAGTGCCCTTCTGCACGACCTCCGAGAGATTGAGGCCTGGATCTACCGGTTGCTACGCTCCCCAGTACCTGTCTCTGGGCAGAAGCGAGTGGACATCGAGGTCCTTCCCCCGGAACTGCAGCCGGCCCTGACGTTTGCTCTTCCCGACCCCTCTCGATTCACCCTAGTGGATTTCCCGCTTCATCTTCCCTTGGAACTTCTGGGTGTGGACGCTTGTCTTCAGGTGCTAACTTGCATCCTGTTGGAGCATAAG GTGGTGCTTCAGTCCCGAGACTACAATGCTCTCTCCATGTCTGTGATGGCGTTTGTGGCAATGATCTACCCCCTGGAGTACATGTTCCCAGTCATTCCACTGCTGCCCACCTGCATGGCGTCGGCAGAGCAG CTACTCTTGGCTCCAACCCCATACATCATTGGAGTTCCTGCCAGCTTCTTCCTCTACAAACTAGACTTCAAAATGCCCGATGACGTGTGGCTAGTGGATCTGGACAGTAATAGG GTGATTGCCCCCACCAATGCGGAAGTGCTACCCATCCTGCCAGAACCAGAATCAATAGAGCTgaaaaaacacttaaagcag GCCCTGGCTAGCATGAGTCTCAACACCCAGCCCATCCTTAATCTGGAGAAATTCCATGAGGGCCAGGAGATCCCGCTTCTCTTGGGAAGGCCTTCTAGTGACCTTCAGTCCACGCCTTCAACGGAATTCAATCCACTCATTTATGGCAATGATGTCGATTCAGTCGATGTTGCAACGAG AGTGGCCATGGTACGTTTCTTCAACTCTGCTAACGTGCTGCAGGGCTTTCAGATGCACACACGTACCCTTCGACTCTTTCCCCGGCCTGTGGTCGCTTTCCAAGCTGGCTCCTTTCTGGCCTCACGTCCCCGGCAGACTCCCTTTGCTGAGAAACTGGCCAGGACTCAAGCTGTGGAGTACTTTGGAGAATGGACCCTGAACCCCACTAACTATGCCTTTCAGCGGATTCACAACA ATATGTTTGATCCAGCTCTTATTGGAGACAAGCCAAAGTGGTATGCTCACCAGCTGCAGCCCATCCGTTATCGAGTCTATGATGGCAATTCTCAGCTGGCTGAGGCCCTGAGTGTGCCCCCCGAGCATGATTCTGAATCTGACCCCACTGATGACAG TGGCAGCGATAGCATGGAGTATGATGACTCAAGCTCTTcttactcctcccttggggactTTGTCAGTGAAATGATGAAATGTGACATCAACGGTGATACTCCCA ATGTGGACCCTCTGACACATGCAGCCCTTGGAGATGCCAGTGAGGTGGAGATTGATGAGCTGCAGAcccagaaggagggagaggagcctGGTCCAGACAGCGAGAACTCTCAGGAAAATCCTCCGCTGCGCTCCAGCTCCAGCACCACTGCCAGCAGCAGCCCAAGCACAGTCATCCACGGTGCCCACTCT GAACCTGCTGAGTCTACAGAAATGGATGATAAGGCAGCACCAGGCAGctccaagcccctccctcccGTGCCTCCCAGCATTTGCAGATCTACTGTGGACAGGAGACAGACTGAGACTGGAGAGGG GGCTCAAAAGCTGCTGCGGCCCAACAGCTTGAAACTGGCAAGTGACTCAGACGCAGAGTCAGACTCCCGAGCAAGCTCTCCCAACTCCACTGTCTCCAACACCAGCACCGAGGGCTTTGGGGGCATCATGTCTTTTGCTA GCAGCCTGTATCGGAACCACAGTACGAGCTTCAGTCTTTCAAACCTCGCACTGCCCACCAAAGGAGCCCGAGAGAAGAGTACACCGTTCCCCAGTCTGAAAG TATTTGGGCTAAATACTCTAATGGAGATTGTTACTGAAGCCGGCCCTGGGAGTGGTGAAG GAAACAGGAGGGCCTTGGTGGACCAGAAGTCATCTGTCATTAAACACAGCCCAACCGTCAAAAGAGAACCTCCGTCCCCTCAGGGCCGGTCCAGCAATTCTAG CGAGAACCAGCAGTTCCTGAAGGAAGTGGTACACAGTGTGCTGGATGGCCAGGGAGTAGGCTGGCTCAATATGAAGAAAGTACGCCGGCTGCTGGAGAGTGAGCAGCTTCGGGTCTTCGTACTGAGCAAGCTGAACCGCGCAGTGCAGTCCGAGGACGACGCCCGGCAGGATGTCATCCAAGACGTG GAGATCAGTCGGAAGGTGTACAAGGGGATGCTAGACCTCCTGAAGTGCACAGTCCTCAGCCTCGAGCAGTCCTATGCCCACGCAGGTCTGGGCGGCATGGCCAGCATCTTTGCACTTTTGGAGATTGCCCAGACCCACTACTATAGTAAAG AACCAGACAAGCGGAAGAGAAGTCCAACAGAGAATGTAAATACCCCAGTTGGCAAAGATCCTGGTCTGGCTGGGCGGGGGGACCCAAAGGCTATGGCCCAGCTAAGGGTCCCTCAGCTGGGTCCTCGGGCACCAAGTGCTACAGGAAAGGGTCCTAAAGAACTGGATACCAGAAGCTTAAAGGAAGAGAATTTTGTAGCATCGGTTG AATTGTGGAACAAGCACCAGGAAGTGAAAAAGCAAAAGGCTTTGGAAAAACAGA GGCAAGAGGTGATCAAGCCTGCCTTTGACCTTGGTGAGACAGAAGAGAAAAGGTCCCAGGTCAGCGCAGACAGCGGTGTGAGCCtgacctctgcttcccag AGGACTGATCCAGACTCTGTCATCAGTGTGAGTCCAGCTGTTATGATCCGCAGCTCCAGTCAGGATTCTGAAGTTAGCACCGTG gtgagTAATAGTTCTGGAGAGACGCTCGGAGCAGACAGCGACCTGAGCAGCACGGCAGGTGACGGGCCAGGAGGAGAAGGCAGTGCCCACTTGGCGAGTTCTCGAGCCACTCTGTCTGATAGCGAAATCGAAACCAATTCCGCCACAAGCACCATCTTT GGTAAAGCTCATAGCTTGAAGCCAAAGGAGAAGCTGGCAGGCAGTCCAGTCCGCTCTTCCGAAGACGTAAGCCAGCGAGTCTATCTCTACGAGGGACTGCTAG GAAGGGACAAAGGATCGATGTGGGACCAGTTAGAGGATGCTGCTATGGAGACCTTTTCTATAA GCAAAGAGCGTTCTACTTTATGGGACCAAATGCAGTTCTGGGAAGATGCATTCTTAGATGCTGTGATGTTGGAAAGAGAAGGGATGGGTATGGACCAGGGTCCTCAGGAAATGATTGACAG GTACCTGTCCCTAGGAGAGCATGACCGGAAGCGCCTGGAGGATGATGAAGACCGCTTGCTGGCCACACTGTTACACAACCTCATCTCCTATATGCTCCTGATGAAG GTGAACAAGAACGACATCAGGAAGAAAGTACGGCGCCTAATGGGAAAGTCCCACATTGGGCTGGTATACAGCCAACAAATCAATGAGGTGCTTGATCAGCTGACGAACCTG AACGGGCGTGACCTCTCTATCCGCTCCAGCGGCAGCCGGCACATGAAGAAGCAGACATTTGTTGTGCATGCGGGGACGGACACAAATGGAGATATCTTTTTCATGGAA GTGTGTGATGACTGTGTGGTGTTACGCAGTAACATTGGGACTGTGTATGAGCGCTGGTGGTATGAGAAGCTCATCAACATGACCTACTGTCCCAAGACCAAGGTCTTGTGTTTGTGGCGTAGGAACGGCTCTGAGACCCAGCTCAACAAGTTCTATACCAAGAAG TGTCGAGAGCTGTACTACTGCGTGAAGGACAGCATGGAGCGGGCCGCTGCCAGACAACAGAGCATCAAGCCCG GACCTGAACTAGGTGGTGAGTTCCCTGTGCAGGACATGAAGACTGGAGAGGGTGGCTTGCTCCAAGTCACCCTGGAAGGGATCAATCTCAAGTTCATGCACAACCAG GTTTTCATAGAGCTGAATCACATTAAAAAGTGCAATACAGTTCGAGGCGTCTTTGTCCTGGAAGAATTTG TTCCTGAAATTAAAGAAGTGGTGAGCCACAAGTACAAGACACCAATG GCCCACGAGATCTGCTACTCTGTGTTGTGTCTCTTCTCATATGTGGCTGCAGTCCGTAGCAGCGAAGAAGAACTCCGAACCCCACCTCGGCCTGTCTCTAGCTGA
- the Madd gene encoding MAP kinase-activating death domain protein isoform X9: protein MVQKKFCPRLLDYLVIVGARHPSSDSVAQTPELLRRYPLEDHPEFPLPPDVVFFCQPEGCLSVRQRRASLRDDTSFVFTLTDKDTGVTRYGICVNFYRSFQKRAPKEKAESGAAPRGKEGPHAPCASEELAPASSEGTSTLQPPGADSTPDVSQSPRGKRRAKAGSRSRNSTLTSLCVLSHHPFFSAFRECLYTLKRLVDCCSERLLGKKPGIPRGVQRDTMWRIFTGSLLVEEKSSALLHDLREIEAWIYRLLRSPVPVSGQKRVDIEVLPPELQPALTFALPDPSRFTLVDFPLHLPLELLGVDACLQVLTCILLEHKVVLQSRDYNALSMSVMAFVAMIYPLEYMFPVIPLLPTCMASAEQLLLAPTPYIIGVPASFFLYKLDFKMPDDVWLVDLDSNRVIAPTNAEVLPILPEPESIELKKHLKQALASMSLNTQPILNLEKFHEGQEIPLLLGRPSSDLQSTPSTEFNPLIYGNDVDSVDVATRVAMVRFFNSANVLQGFQMHTRTLRLFPRPVVAFQAGSFLASRPRQTPFAEKLARTQAVEYFGEWTLNPTNYAFQRIHNNMFDPALIGDKPKWYAHQLQPIRYRVYDGNSQLAEALSVPPEHDSESDPTDDSGSDSMEYDDSSSSYSSLGDFVSEMMKCDINGDTPNVDPLTHAALGDASEVEIDELQTQKEGEEPGPDSENSQENPPLRSSSSTTASSSPSTVIHGAHSEPAESTEMDDKAAPGSSKPLPPVPPSICRSTVDRRQTETGEGSVCQRTYDNPHFEPQYGSPPEEDDDEQGESYTPRFSQHVSGHRLKLASDSDAESDSRASSPNSTVSNTSTEGFGGIMSFASSLYRNHSTSFSLSNLALPTKGAREKSTPFPSLKGNRRALVDQKSSVIKHSPTVKREPPSPQGRSSNSSENQQFLKEVVHSVLDGQGVGWLNMKKVRRLLESEQLRVFVLSKLNRAVQSEDDARQDVIQDVEISRKVYKGMLDLLKCTVLSLEQSYAHAGLGGMASIFALLEIAQTHYYSKEPDKRKRSPTENVNTPVGKDPGLAGRGDPKAMAQLRVPQLGPRAPSATGKGPKELDTRSLKEENFVASVELWNKHQEVKKQKALEKQRQEVIKPAFDLGETEEKRSQVSADSGVSLTSASQRTDPDSVISVSPAVMIRSSSQDSEVSNSSGETLGADSDLSSTAGDGPGGEGSAHLASSRATLSDSEIETNSATSTIFGKAHSLKPKEKLAGSPVRSSEDVSQRVYLYEGLLGRDKGSMWDQLEDAAMETFSISKERSTLWDQMQFWEDAFLDAVMLEREGMGMDQGPQEMIDRYLSLGEHDRKRLEDDEDRLLATLLHNLISYMLLMKVNKNDIRKKVRRLMGKSHIGLVYSQQINEVLDQLTNLNGRDLSIRSSGSRHMKKQTFVVHAGTDTNGDIFFMEVCDDCVVLRSNIGTVYERWWYEKLINMTYCPKTKVLCLWRRNGSETQLNKFYTKKCRELYYCVKDSMERAAARQQSIKPGPELGGEFPVQDMKTGEGGLLQVTLEGINLKFMHNQVFIELNHIKKCNTVRGVFVLEEFVPEIKEVVSHKYKTPMAHEICYSVLCLFSYVAAVRSSEEELRTPPRPVSS from the exons ATGGTGCAAAAGAAGTTCTGCCCTCGGTTACTTGACTACCTAGTGATCGTAGGGGCGAG GCACCCGAGCAGCGACAGCGTGGCTCAGACTCCTGAGCTGCTGCGGCGGTACCCGCTGGAGGATCACCCCGAGTTCCCCCTGCCCCCGGATGTGGTGTTCTTCTGCCAGCCCGAGGGCTGCCTGAGTGTGCGGCAGCGGCGCGCCAGCCTGCGGGACGACACGTCCTTCGTCTTCACCCTGACCGACAAGGACACGGGAGTCACCCGCTACGGCATCTGCGTCAACTTCTACCGTTCCTTCCAGAAGCGAGCGCCAAAGGAAAAGGCGGAGAGCGGAGCGGCCCCCCGCGGGAAGGAAGGGCCCCATGCCCCCTGTGCCTCGGAAGAACTTGCCCCTGCGAGCTCCGAGGGCACCTCGACCTTGCAGCCTCCTGGTGCTGACTCCACCCCCGACGTGAGCCAGTCTCCTCGGGGCAAACGCCGGGCCAAAGCTGGCAGTCGCTCCCGCAACAGCACCCTGACGTCCCTGTGCGTGCTGAGCCACCACCCCTTCTTCTCTGCCTTCAGAGAGTGTCTGTACACTCTCAAACGTCTGGTAGACTGCTGCAGTGAACGGCTGCTGGGCAAGAAGCCGGGCATCCCTCGGGGGGTACAGAG GGACACCATGTGGCGAATCTTTACTGGATCGCTGCTAGTGGAGGAGAAGTCCAGTGCCCTTCTGCACGACCTCCGAGAGATTGAGGCCTGGATCTACCGGTTGCTACGCTCCCCAGTACCTGTCTCTGGGCAGAAGCGAGTGGACATCGAGGTCCTTCCCCCGGAACTGCAGCCGGCCCTGACGTTTGCTCTTCCCGACCCCTCTCGATTCACCCTAGTGGATTTCCCGCTTCATCTTCCCTTGGAACTTCTGGGTGTGGACGCTTGTCTTCAGGTGCTAACTTGCATCCTGTTGGAGCATAAG GTGGTGCTTCAGTCCCGAGACTACAATGCTCTCTCCATGTCTGTGATGGCGTTTGTGGCAATGATCTACCCCCTGGAGTACATGTTCCCAGTCATTCCACTGCTGCCCACCTGCATGGCGTCGGCAGAGCAG CTACTCTTGGCTCCAACCCCATACATCATTGGAGTTCCTGCCAGCTTCTTCCTCTACAAACTAGACTTCAAAATGCCCGATGACGTGTGGCTAGTGGATCTGGACAGTAATAGG GTGATTGCCCCCACCAATGCGGAAGTGCTACCCATCCTGCCAGAACCAGAATCAATAGAGCTgaaaaaacacttaaagcag GCCCTGGCTAGCATGAGTCTCAACACCCAGCCCATCCTTAATCTGGAGAAATTCCATGAGGGCCAGGAGATCCCGCTTCTCTTGGGAAGGCCTTCTAGTGACCTTCAGTCCACGCCTTCAACGGAATTCAATCCACTCATTTATGGCAATGATGTCGATTCAGTCGATGTTGCAACGAG AGTGGCCATGGTACGTTTCTTCAACTCTGCTAACGTGCTGCAGGGCTTTCAGATGCACACACGTACCCTTCGACTCTTTCCCCGGCCTGTGGTCGCTTTCCAAGCTGGCTCCTTTCTGGCCTCACGTCCCCGGCAGACTCCCTTTGCTGAGAAACTGGCCAGGACTCAAGCTGTGGAGTACTTTGGAGAATGGACCCTGAACCCCACTAACTATGCCTTTCAGCGGATTCACAACA ATATGTTTGATCCAGCTCTTATTGGAGACAAGCCAAAGTGGTATGCTCACCAGCTGCAGCCCATCCGTTATCGAGTCTATGATGGCAATTCTCAGCTGGCTGAGGCCCTGAGTGTGCCCCCCGAGCATGATTCTGAATCTGACCCCACTGATGACAG TGGCAGCGATAGCATGGAGTATGATGACTCAAGCTCTTcttactcctcccttggggactTTGTCAGTGAAATGATGAAATGTGACATCAACGGTGATACTCCCA ATGTGGACCCTCTGACACATGCAGCCCTTGGAGATGCCAGTGAGGTGGAGATTGATGAGCTGCAGAcccagaaggagggagaggagcctGGTCCAGACAGCGAGAACTCTCAGGAAAATCCTCCGCTGCGCTCCAGCTCCAGCACCACTGCCAGCAGCAGCCCAAGCACAGTCATCCACGGTGCCCACTCT GAACCTGCTGAGTCTACAGAAATGGATGATAAGGCAGCACCAGGCAGctccaagcccctccctcccGTGCCTCCCAGCATTTGCAGATCTACTGTGGACAGGAGACAGACTGAGACTGGAGAGGGGTCAGTGTGCCAGCGAACCTATGACAATCCACACTTCGAGCCACAATATGGCTCGCCCCCTGAGGAAGATGATGATGAGCAGGGGGAAAGCTACACTCCCCGATTCAGCCAACATGTCAGTGGCCATCG CTTGAAACTGGCAAGTGACTCAGACGCAGAGTCAGACTCCCGAGCAAGCTCTCCCAACTCCACTGTCTCCAACACCAGCACCGAGGGCTTTGGGGGCATCATGTCTTTTGCTA GCAGCCTGTATCGGAACCACAGTACGAGCTTCAGTCTTTCAAACCTCGCACTGCCCACCAAAGGAGCCCGAGAGAAGAGTACACCGTTCCCCAGTCTGAAAG GAAACAGGAGGGCCTTGGTGGACCAGAAGTCATCTGTCATTAAACACAGCCCAACCGTCAAAAGAGAACCTCCGTCCCCTCAGGGCCGGTCCAGCAATTCTAG CGAGAACCAGCAGTTCCTGAAGGAAGTGGTACACAGTGTGCTGGATGGCCAGGGAGTAGGCTGGCTCAATATGAAGAAAGTACGCCGGCTGCTGGAGAGTGAGCAGCTTCGGGTCTTCGTACTGAGCAAGCTGAACCGCGCAGTGCAGTCCGAGGACGACGCCCGGCAGGATGTCATCCAAGACGTG GAGATCAGTCGGAAGGTGTACAAGGGGATGCTAGACCTCCTGAAGTGCACAGTCCTCAGCCTCGAGCAGTCCTATGCCCACGCAGGTCTGGGCGGCATGGCCAGCATCTTTGCACTTTTGGAGATTGCCCAGACCCACTACTATAGTAAAG AACCAGACAAGCGGAAGAGAAGTCCAACAGAGAATGTAAATACCCCAGTTGGCAAAGATCCTGGTCTGGCTGGGCGGGGGGACCCAAAGGCTATGGCCCAGCTAAGGGTCCCTCAGCTGGGTCCTCGGGCACCAAGTGCTACAGGAAAGGGTCCTAAAGAACTGGATACCAGAAGCTTAAAGGAAGAGAATTTTGTAGCATCGGTTG AATTGTGGAACAAGCACCAGGAAGTGAAAAAGCAAAAGGCTTTGGAAAAACAGA GGCAAGAGGTGATCAAGCCTGCCTTTGACCTTGGTGAGACAGAAGAGAAAAGGTCCCAGGTCAGCGCAGACAGCGGTGTGAGCCtgacctctgcttcccag AGGACTGATCCAGACTCTGTCATCAGTGTGAGTCCAGCTGTTATGATCCGCAGCTCCAGTCAGGATTCTGAA gtgagTAATAGTTCTGGAGAGACGCTCGGAGCAGACAGCGACCTGAGCAGCACGGCAGGTGACGGGCCAGGAGGAGAAGGCAGTGCCCACTTGGCGAGTTCTCGAGCCACTCTGTCTGATAGCGAAATCGAAACCAATTCCGCCACAAGCACCATCTTT GGTAAAGCTCATAGCTTGAAGCCAAAGGAGAAGCTGGCAGGCAGTCCAGTCCGCTCTTCCGAAGACGTAAGCCAGCGAGTCTATCTCTACGAGGGACTGCTAG GAAGGGACAAAGGATCGATGTGGGACCAGTTAGAGGATGCTGCTATGGAGACCTTTTCTATAA GCAAAGAGCGTTCTACTTTATGGGACCAAATGCAGTTCTGGGAAGATGCATTCTTAGATGCTGTGATGTTGGAAAGAGAAGGGATGGGTATGGACCAGGGTCCTCAGGAAATGATTGACAG GTACCTGTCCCTAGGAGAGCATGACCGGAAGCGCCTGGAGGATGATGAAGACCGCTTGCTGGCCACACTGTTACACAACCTCATCTCCTATATGCTCCTGATGAAG GTGAACAAGAACGACATCAGGAAGAAAGTACGGCGCCTAATGGGAAAGTCCCACATTGGGCTGGTATACAGCCAACAAATCAATGAGGTGCTTGATCAGCTGACGAACCTG AACGGGCGTGACCTCTCTATCCGCTCCAGCGGCAGCCGGCACATGAAGAAGCAGACATTTGTTGTGCATGCGGGGACGGACACAAATGGAGATATCTTTTTCATGGAA GTGTGTGATGACTGTGTGGTGTTACGCAGTAACATTGGGACTGTGTATGAGCGCTGGTGGTATGAGAAGCTCATCAACATGACCTACTGTCCCAAGACCAAGGTCTTGTGTTTGTGGCGTAGGAACGGCTCTGAGACCCAGCTCAACAAGTTCTATACCAAGAAG TGTCGAGAGCTGTACTACTGCGTGAAGGACAGCATGGAGCGGGCCGCTGCCAGACAACAGAGCATCAAGCCCG GACCTGAACTAGGTGGTGAGTTCCCTGTGCAGGACATGAAGACTGGAGAGGGTGGCTTGCTCCAAGTCACCCTGGAAGGGATCAATCTCAAGTTCATGCACAACCAG GTTTTCATAGAGCTGAATCACATTAAAAAGTGCAATACAGTTCGAGGCGTCTTTGTCCTGGAAGAATTTG TTCCTGAAATTAAAGAAGTGGTGAGCCACAAGTACAAGACACCAATG GCCCACGAGATCTGCTACTCTGTGTTGTGTCTCTTCTCATATGTGGCTGCAGTCCGTAGCAGCGAAGAAGAACTCCGAACCCCACCTCGGCCTGTCTCTAGCTGA